TTCTCGCCATAGGAAGTTATGGCCATAACCCTTCCCCCGTTGGTAACCACTTTGTTGTCCTTTAAGGTAGTTCCCGCATGAAAAACTATGGAGTCTCCAATATCCCCTATACCTGATATTTCCTTTCCCTTTTCGTAGGCCCCGGGATACCCTCCCGATACCGTCATTACGGTTGTGGCCGAACGGTCATCTATTTTCAGTTCCACTTCATTCAATCTGCCACTGGCCACGGCATTCATCAACTCAACAAAATCATTCTGAACCCTTGGTAAAACGACCTCAGTTTCAGGATCTCCCATGCGGACATTATACTCGATAACCTTGGGTTCATCCCCAACCTTGATCAATCCAATAAAAATAAATCCCTTGTAAGGCAGGTCATCCTTTTTAAGGCCCTCTACAGTAGGTTTTACAATTTGGTCGTGTATCTTATCCATAAAAACTTTATCGGCGAAAGGAACAGGCGAAATGGCCCCCATGCCTCCAGTATTAAGACCGGTATCCGCCTCCCCTATTCTTTTATAATCCTTGGCCGTGGGCAACACCTTAAAGTTAGTTCCGTCAGTAAGTACAAAAACACTCAATTCAATACCATCCAAAAACTCCTCAATGACGACGGTCGTACTGGCGTTTCCGAACTTCTCGTCCACCAACATGGATTTTAACTCTGACTTTGCTTCATTCAGGTCCTTAAGAATGACCACACCCTTGCCAGCCGCTAGACCATCTGCTTTCAACACATATGGAGGTTCCAGACTATCTAAAAATTCGTATCCAGCATTTAAGGTATCGGCAGTAAAGCTTTGGTATTTGGCAGTTGGAATATTATGTCGTATCATGAATTCCTTTGCAAATTCCTTACTTCCTTCCAAGGTAGCTGCCTCTTTTTGAGGACCTATAACTGGAATTTCCTTTAAATCGGAATCGTTCAAAAAGAAGTCATGTACACCATTCACAAGTGGATCCTCCGGACCTACAATAACCATTTCGATATTCTTTTCCAGCACAACTTTTTTGATGTTATCAAAATCGTTTACGCCAATTGGTATATTTTCTCCCAATTCAGAAGTTCCGGCATTTCCAGGTGCTATATAAAGCTTGCTCAACTTATTACTTTGGGACAATTTCCAGGCAAACGCATGCTCGCGACCTCCTGATCCGAGAATTAATATGTTCATAATACTGATTTTGGCAAAAATAAGCTTTGAAGGGCAATTAAACTACCTGGAAGAAAAATCCCGATGCTCCTTTTTCTGTAACTCCTCTGGAGAGAGCGATTTAAAATAATCATATACGATTTTTAAGCCTTCTGAACGACTTACTTTTGGTTCCCATCCTAAAATCTCCCTTGCTTTTGTAATATCCGGTTGGCGTTGTGAGGGGTCATCCTTAGGTAACGGCTTATAAATTATTTTTTGATTGGTTCCCGTAAGTGCAATTATTTCCTCCGCAAACTCCTTTATGGTCGTTTCATGTGGATTTCCAATATTAATGGGTTCCGCATAATCACTAAATAACAATCGGTATATACCTTCAACCTGGTCGTCGATGTAGCAAAATGAACGAGTTTGGGATCCATCCCCAAACACGGTTAAATCTTCCCCTCTCAACGCTTGCCCCATAAAAGCAGGAACAACCCGACCATCATTAAGTCGCATTCTAGAACCATAGGTATTAAAGATCCTAACAATACGGGTTTCCAAACCATGATGTCTGTGATATGCCATGGTTATAGATTCCATAAAACGTTTTGCCTCATCGTAGACACCACGAGGTCCAACAGGACTCACATTTCCGTAGTATTCCTCATTTTGAGGATGCACTAGAGGGTCGCCATAAACTTCTGAAGTGGAGGCTACTAAAATCCTAGCATTCTTTTCTTTGGCCAAACCCAGTAAATTCAACGTACCTAGAGAACCTACCTTCAGCGTTTTGATAGGAATCTTAAGGTAATCAATAGGACTTGCCGGGGAAGCAAAATGTAGTATGTAATCCAGCTTCCCTGAAACATGGACAAACTTGGTTACATCATGATGGTGAAACTCAAAATTCTCCAATGGAAATAGATGAGTAATATTATCTAAATCCCCTGTAATAAGATTATCCATCCCAATGACATAAAACCCCTCCGTGATAAAACGGTCACATAAGTGAGACCCTAAAAATCCAGCAGCACCTGTTATTAAAATTTTTTTCATTTAATACGCTTTTTCCTCTCCTTTAAAGGCATTTATCACCGTTTGGACTATGATTTTGATATCTAGAAAAAAGGACCAGTTCTCAACATAAAAAATATCAAACTTTATTCTATTCTGAATATCACTATCCTTTTCTATTTCACCCCTATAGCCCCTTATTTGTGCCAATCCGGTTATTCCTGGCTTTACGAAGTGCCTTAACATGTATTTATCAACCCTATTTGCATATTCATCCGTATGCTTTATCATATGGGGTCTCGGCCCCACCACGGACATATTACCAAATAATACATTATAAAATTGAGGCAATTCATCTATACTGGTTTTTCTAATGAACTTTCCAATTTTGGTTACCCGCATATCATTCTTTGCAGCTTGTTTATCATCAGAATCATTATTCACTGCCATCGATCTAAATTTAAAACATTGAAATTCCTTGTTATCGAAGCCAGTCCTTTTTTGTATAAAAAAAACAGGCCCCTTGGATTCCAATCTTATCAATAAGGCCAATAAAGGTCCAAACCAAATTAGAATGCCGAAAATAACAAATAAGGAAAATATGATGTCAAAGGATCTTTTTACGAAGGCATTTAGGGTATTATGTAATGGAATATCCCTTAATGATAAAATGGGCAAATAATCGTAATATTCAAATTTCAATTTTTTTGCGAAAATGTTCTTGTTGTCTGGTAGGAATTTTAAGGTTTTTAAATTATTGTCTGCAAAATCAACAAAGGAAGCAATTTCATCATTTTTTAGTTCTGAAACTGAACAGTATATTTCATCAATACCATTGTTTACTATATATCTGAAACAAGTAACCAAATCAAAATTTTGGTCCTTGGTAGAAAATTGCCTTCTAAACCTATATCCGTACTCCTTCCTGTCTTCGAACACCTGTATCAACTGATTTGCCTTCTTACTTTTTCCAATGACCACAACGTTCCTGATATTTCCCCTCCATAGGCTCCTATACTGCATCAAAAGAATATAGTTCAGAAATTTTAGGATAAAGACACCCGCAAATACCAACAAGAAATATTTTCCTAATGCCAACCTGCTCATTAAAGGTTGCTTAAAAAAGCCTATATAGGCGTATAATACCAAAAAAAAGAAAACGAACTGAGTGAATAGCTTCCTTAAGATTACGACAACCTTTGAATACCGATGTACTTCATAAAATTCATTTTTAAAGGAAATAATAATCCAAGAAATAGATATATAACTATGAAATAGCCAAGGGTTTTGAAAATTTATGGGAAGAAAATAGGTTGATAGATTAACCACCAATAAATCCATAAAATAGGATAGCGGTGTTATAAGTCCCGAGTATCTACCTTGTTTTAAAAGCATCTATAGTCCTTCTATTATTTCAATCAATTTCCTGTTAAAATAATCATTGTTTGAAATAAAAAAATTCAAATTTATTTTATCGATTGATTTTATTTTATTTTCTATATCGCTCAATTCAGGATTTAGTCCAACAATAAAATTTTTATCAGAAAACGATTGTAATATTTCAACTTGGTGATTGTCTATATGTTCACCGTATTTTTGTAGCCTAGCGGCAACAACCACCTTTTTGTTTTGTTTTAAACAACTTATTATAGAACCAGTTCCAGCGTGCGAAATTATATATTCAGCTTTTTTAACATAATCATTAAACTCATCTTTACCTAAAAATTTCTTTGATATGAACAAATCGCTTTTATAAACAGTATAGCCCGACTGTACTACCACAGGTTCAGAAATAATACCATCATTAATTAAACCTTCGATTGAAATCAAAAGCCTCTTGAACTGAAAGTTTTGATTTCCAAGAGTAACGAATATCATGAATTAATATATTGAACCATTATAAATTGATTTAGGGTATAATTTCTTTAATTCTTCCCACTGAACAATAAAAACGTCTGCCAAGTAATAGCAAATTCGCCCTGTTAGCGTTTTACTATGGACCCTAGAGAACGTCTCAATGAAAATAATTTTCTTACCATGGATTTTTCCAATTAGACATATCGGCAATACACAACCCGATCCGGTAGTGATGATTACCTCGGGTTTAATTTTATAAAAATGAATTATCGAATGGTATATTATGCTAATAAAAGACCAAGCAAAAGATAAATAATTACTCCTTGAAATATATGGAATAAACGAAATGTTTGAATGTTTCTCCTTTAGTTTTAAAGTTGAGCTATTCTCCTCTGTTATAATATAGGACTCATATTGTTCCATTGTGGGCTTAAGGCTCAACAACTGTTCTAAATGCCCACCAAGACTCGAAACAAATAATATCTTCATTATTAACTCTAATATCTTATAAAAAATCAATCTATTTAAAACTCAAATCAATACTGGCTATCCAATATTATTTTAATCCCCCTTTCTTTACAATGCATACCATCGAAAAAATACGTTTCATTCAATTTTAGAAGATTTGGATTAAAAGAACCCTTTAATGAAACATGATTGTTATTTGCATATTCTTTAAGATCTTCTTCAACCTTTAATATAATATTATAATCCATTTTTATTTTCTTATAAACAAGAGGATGATATGGAACAAGAAGAAACTCAATTTCAATTTGATTCTCCTTCATATCATTTATCAAGTCATCAAATTCACTCCAAATCCTATTAGAAATTCTTTCAAAGTTTTCAACACCGTAAATCTCGCCTAAAATATATGATTCCGCCTTCTTTTCCACTTCTTTTTGTGACATGTTCCTATATGCCTCACCATAAGTTAATGAACCATCAAATAATTTAGTATTAGTACGGTTTAGTTTTCGGTTACTAGCTTTTGGTTCATTACTTCCTGATATTTTACGTACTAAGTTCTTTGCAGATTCCTGAAAATATGAAAATGAGAACAGTTCCTTATATTTTGCCAATGATTTATGCTCATGGCTTGTTTTCTGCTTTTTGAAATCATAATAATAATCAGCTATACTTTGCCACCTGTTTCTTTGATTGTTCTCGTTAAACGACCAAGGATCTATACCAATAATAATTTTCTTGGGTTTTATACCTTTCTTTCTATAGATTTGATAGATAGCAATAATATCTTCAACACTAGCGCCACTAACTGAATTATTAATCAAAAGTTCATCCGGAAAATCCTCAGTAGTAATTTGCATAGTTCTACTAGAGCCTAACACAACAATGTCTGGTTGATGAGTCCGAGTACTGATAAATTCCTTTTGAAAAAGCCTTTCGTCATAATTGGAGATGTTAGTCACATAATTATTATCTTGCAAAATCTCCGCCATTTTTATTTCATAACCTTTATCGAACAAGTGTGCTGCATCACCGTAATAGTTTATTAGTAGTAAGGTACTACCTAGGACAAAAGCGAAAGAGGTTATTTTAAATATAAATTCTTTCATTTTTTTAAAATTGAAAATAAATAAATTGGTTTTCGCCAAAGTTTCCGAAATACATTATTACGAGTGCTATTATGTAATACATACCATAACGAAATTGCTTTTTCCATTTTAATCCAATGCGTTCTATGGCGTATTCATCTTGCCTTCCAACCCACTCTATAGAAACAAAAATAAAAATTAAGATTATGGTCGTTAACGCCATGCTCATATCTGGAAACAACGGCATAGATAATAAAGAAGAAGAAAAAATTTCAGATATATAATTTGAGGCATGTGTCACATTCTCCGCTCTAAAAAATATCCATGCTAAAACTGTTAAACTGAATGTGATAAGGACGTTTAAGAACTCTTTTAGCGAAGGTAATTTCTTTTCTAGGGCTACTATATCAACATTGTTCCTGTTTCTATTTGTAAGCAATAGAGGAAGGAAATAGATTGCATTCAATCCCCCCCAAATTATAAAAGTCCAATTTGCTCCATGCCAAAAGCCGCTCACAATAAAAATAATAAAAGTATTACGAACTTTCATCCAAGTTTTTCCGCGACTACCTCCCAATGGGATATATAGATAATCTCTAAACCAAGTTGAAAGCGAAATATGCCACCGTCTCCAAAACTCTGCAACATCCCTTGAGAAATATGGAAATGCAAAATTTTTCATTAAATCAAAACCAAAAAGACGAGAAGTCCCAATAGCTATATCTGAATAGCCAGAAAAGTCACCATAAATCTGAAAAGTAAAAAATAGGGCCCCTAATACTAAAGTACTACCTGAAAAATCCTCTGAGTTATTAAAAATCAAATTGGCAAAGTAAGCACAGTTGTCTGCAATCACCACTTTTTTAAATAGCCCCCATAAAATTTGCTTTAGGCCATCAATAGCCGCAGAATAGTCAAAGTTACGCTTTTTATAAAACTGCGGTAATAAATGCGTAGCTCTTTCTATGGGGCCAGCCACTAGTTGCGGAAAAAAACTGACAAACGCAGAAAATATGATAAAATCTTTTGTAGGCTCCAACTTTCCTTTATAGATATCAATCGTGTAACTAAGCGTTTGAAATGTATAAAAACTTATACCTACTGGTAAAATTATGTTTAAGGAGCCTGAATTTATTTGGAAGCCAAAAAAAGAAAAAGCCGTTACAAAATTGTCGAGAAAAAAATTAAAATATTTAAAAAAACCTAATAAACCTAAATTAACTGAGATACTAGTCCATAACAAAAATTTTCTTTTCAGTAAAGACTGTTCTTTCGCTAATTTGAGTCCGATAAAATAATCTATTATAGTACTAAATAAAATCAGTGCAAGAAACCGGTAATCCCACCAACCATAAAATATATAACTAGCCGCTACAATTAATAAATTCTGAATCTTTAAACTTTTATTGGCCAAAAACCAATAAAGGATAAAAACTATCGGTAAGAAGATGGCAAAATCGAGAGAATTGAAAAACATTTATCAGAATTTAACTTTATTTAATTCTTTTATTCGAAGTGCCTACATCGTAGAAGTATAGAAGAAAAAGGAAAAAGGAAAAGAACAAAATTCCATGATGTCTTCTTAAGATTGATTCTATTAAAAAAGAATATAATAAAATAACAACAAAGCTTGTTGCATAAACAGAGGCGGTATTAAACAAAGCTTTTCTTAAAAGTAGTGCCAACAACGATAATATCAAAAGTAGTAATATTACCCCCCCCCTAATAGAGATTCAAAATATTGATTATGTGCATGATAATTATTTTTATACTCCCAACTCTTCTCATTTCTATTGGCCTGCATAGTTTGACGTTCCTTTCCTAAACCATAGCCAAAAATAGGCGCTGCCAAAATAAGCTCCATATTAACGTTGTAGTTTCTTATTCTGGAATTTTCACCGTCTATTTGTGAAAAAAAGTCTTGAGTCATTTGTTTTGATAGTAATAATAGAAATACCATTGGAAAAGTTATAAAAGAAATAACGAAAAAAAATCTCACCCACTTTTTCGCCAATTGAAGCAACATAAGAGCATTAATTACTACAAACAGTATTATACCACTCATTGCCCCGCTATAAATTAATAAAACAACTGTTAGTGCCGTTAAAATAGTTATATAGACCAGTCTATATTTTATTCTTCCTTTTTGAAGGCCAACTAAACATATAGCATATGCCATATTAAGATACATGGCATAATATATTTTTTGAATGTCTATAATGGCAGTCGTTTCCCAAGAGTTGAAGAAAGTAATCATAGCACCACTTGAACGAAAGAATGAAAAAAACAAATTGAAAAGGCCTACAACAAAAACTCCCGCGACAAAAGAGAAAAGAATCCATTCTTTGCTTTTGATCTCAATTGATGTATTGGTAAATAAAAGAAAAAACAAAAATAGGAGGCCTAAAAAAGGAAAAAAACTAAAATCAGCTTCCCTTGTAATAAAAACAATATTTAGTACTACATATAGAGCTAGGATGCACAAAATAGCAAACGGTAATTTTTTGAATACTTCTCGATTAAACTTGATGTTAAAAAGTGCAAAAAAAGATGTCAAAATAAGTGTTTTGCTGCTCCAATCCGGTTCAAATGCCATGCTAAATGCAAACAGACAGAGACTATATTGATACACCTTCTCTTTCATTGATCGTGTTGAAATTTAAACCTACCAAAAACATAACCAGACCAAATGCATAAGGAGAAAATGCCTCTTCTTGATATATACCCTGAACGAATAGTACCAAGGCTAATACTTTCAAAATTTTCGCATAACTATTCGCCGAAGTTAATTTTCTAAAAAGTGTAAAAATAATATCCGCAAAATAGTAGATGTAGAGAATCGAAAAAACACCCAGACTGGAAAATAATACTCCATAGACACTCTCGCTACCATTTTGAAATCTCGTCCAATAACCTAAATCAGGCAACTGTCCGCCTTTAAAACTCGACATCATGGTTGTAGAAAGGTTGCCAGAAAATCCTAGCCCATTTCCAAATGAAAATAGATACTCTATTCCCGCAAAGAAGCCCACAATATGTTCATTCCTGGCGTAATACCCAAGTACGACAAATCCAATGTTTACTATTATATAAAGTAAAATTGCCAAACTTTTAGATACGTTTGTTCTATAAAATAAAAAATAAAGAAATATTGAAAAGAAGAGCATCAATATGGCTCCTTTGGAATTTACGGATAAAATAACAAGAACCAATATCAAAAAAAGCCGAAATTTCTTTTGGGGCCAATAAAAGTACAATCCAAGTATGCATAAAAAATATCCTAAAGAAATTATACTTTTTATTAAAGATCCTATTCTGGCAAACCTAACATTTAGCCAAGAAAAATTAAATAATTTCTTACTCCTGTAGAACTCTAACAGCTCGTCCCAAGTATTCATTCCAATCTTCAGATTGAAATATTTAAGGTCGTTCATAAAGAAGCTTAATGTATAAGGAAATAGGAATTGTAGCATTGTTATGACCAGACAAATGACCAGAATTAGTTTCAAATATCCGTTCAAAAAACCAAGAGTGGTTTTTCTGGCAAAGAATATACCAGCCAAAAGGTAAATTATCGGAGTAATTAACAACCTCAGATATACTGTACTGTTTAAAAACCCATAGTGGTAAATTCCAAATAAATAAAAAAGAATTAGTATAGATATCAAGGCAACAGATTTAACAAAAAATTTTCCGTCAAAATAATCTGTATTCTTTTTGAACATAAAAAGCACCAAGAGTGTTGGCAGCAAAAAATTTATTCCATGTAAAATTTTGAAAATGGATAGGCTCTCTATAAATATTGATGCAAATGCTATAAAAGTGTTTTGAAAGAATATAGTTTGTAAAAAGAACGCATAGAAAATTTTTATGCGATTTACCAAACCAAAAAAAATAATCAATAAAATAACTGCCCCAAACATCAAGTTCAATGACAAGGATAGAAATAAAACAAGATTAAGCATAAAAGCCTGAAACCCTAACGATAGATATTCCCTTGAAAATGTCATTATGTGGATAACTTGGATGAATTAAAGTTAACTACTTCAAAGCTTTCATTTTCAACATATCTCTCATATAGGTTTTGAATATCTTCCCCTTCCTCCAAATTCTCCGTATTTTCTATTTCAAAAGATCTGAACTTAATATTTGGTATTAATTCATAAAGGCTAAAACATGCAGACGAATAAAACATTCCAAATTCTAGTGGTAACTCCTTTAAACTTACCAATGAAAGTTCAATCGGCAATCCGGTATTGATGATTTCCCAGCCTTTACTTTTTATTATATTTAATTGTTGGTTATTCTCATATCTGTGTGGAAAATATTTAACGGATTTGTTGCTATAATATTTAGCCACTCTGTCTAAATAATTTTCAAATTTATTATAAATTGGTTTTTTCCAATAAAATGGAGTTCCAATAAAATATATCAAATCCTTATTTAACAATTTTCCTCCAAATTCATTGTTTAAGTAAGTATATTCACAATATTCAAATTTCAAATATGAATGGCCTTTTGGAATTATATTGTCATAAATACTGAATATATGTAAGTACCCTTTATCATATTTTAAGTTAGCGTTCAAACCAACAGCTAAGGGAAGTATCCTCTTCGAAAAAGGCGCAAAGGATGAAAGTTTTTTTGATAAAAGCATTTTTTGATTATAAATAGCGGCATTACCATCATCTAGGTAAATACTCTTTCCAGATTGGAAAGAATTCATCAATATGCATTGATAAATAGAGCGCATATTCCCAACTAAGATAAGTGAATAATTTAAAGTTCTATTTCTTCTAGCAGCGTTATTAATTTTAAAATAGTATTTGATTCTCGTTAAAATACTATTATGAATGTTAGTAACACTTATCTCCTCAATATCCCCCTTTAAATTTAAAACACTAAATGTACTATACAACTGGTTTAGATTACTTAAATCTCTTGAGCTCAAAAAATAAAAGTCGCACATATGCTCTAGCTCGTGTTTTTTGATATACTCATTGGCATTCAATAATTGCAAAGGAGATTCTATAAGTACAGCCACTTTCATAAAACAGAATTACATTATTTTTTTTTTAGTAGCTTTTTTGAGAACAGCATTGTCTTGGCCTTTAAAGCTTTAAGACTAACTAGTTTTTTCATGAAAATCAATCCTACTGTAGTAAAAATAATAACCCTCACAAAAAAAGAAAGCAAAGACTCTTCATACTCATTTAAAATCATAAAAATCGACAGAACAATCAACAATAAACACGAAAAAGAAAACCATTTTATATAATAATTTTCTTTGTACGCCTTTTTAGAATAATAATAACTAAAAGGTATGGAAATCAAATAAGAGAAGGTAGTTACTCCAGCTGCACCTAATATACCATAATCGGGTATAACTAAGATATTTAATATTAAATTAACAATTCCAACTGTTACCCATATCATGGATTTATATTTAACATATTTATTAAAATAAGTCATGACTGGCTGTAGTATTAAATTATAGCCATTAATATATGCACAAAGGCTTAAAATGATAAATATATTATATGAGTCTTTGTAATTAGTTCCTATTACATAAAAAATCTCGGTCGAAAATATTATTAAACCGAAAATAAAAATAAAAATTACCGCCAAAAATAACCTGACTAACTGATTTATAAGCCGATTATCACCTTTACTAATGCCTTGATAAATTTGAGGCATAAAATTTTTATTTACTGTGGATATGAACTGACCTGGAATATTAACTAGTTTTGTCCCCATCGAATAAATACCTAAGCTTTGGTATCCTAACATATATTGAATCATAAACCTATCAGAAAATTTGACTATAAACGTAGAGCATGAGGTGGGAAAAAACAAACTTGCATAAAGTGCACTCTCGGCTATTAATGTCTTACTAATTTTATTTAACCTAAGGTGTTTGTAATAATATGGCACTGCTATTAAAAACCCGACAATCTGTTCTGCAAAACCGGCCAACAATATGGCAAGAACCTTATCTTCCATATTCAAGACAAGAAGCAAAGCCATTACACTTCTAATGATAGAAATAAGGATTGAGAACAAACCTGCCTTTTTAACTTGTCCACTACAAATTAAAAACGAGTTAACTAGGGGAAAAAAAACTGCTATTACAGCTGTATAAAATATCCAATCTAAATATTCTTTATTTTCTAAATCTAACAAGGTAACTATTGAACTATCAAACAATAGGTATATTAAGCTGCCAATAAGTATTGCGAAGATTTGAAGCAAAAACAAATTTGAAAAAAGAGTTTGGAGAGATTGATATTTTTCATCAAAAAAAAACTTATCAAACGTACTACTTAAAGAATAAGAAATTACCAAAAAAAAGATGGTGAAAAACAATTGCAGTATGGCAATCAAGCCAAAATCTTCAGGCTCTATTACAAAAGAATAAAACGGAATCAGTAAAAAAGCTATGCCTTTTGAAATAAATTCAGAAAACAATAAAACACCAGTATTTTTTATTGCCTTCATAATCTTTATTGAATAAAGGAAAGAGATTAATTAAAGAAGATGACTTTTCAAACTCCTATAAATACAGGACTGAATCTAAAATAAGCTAATCATCAAGACCTGTACCTTTTACATTATGCCTAAGTTTCCATTCACCATTTTTTTTACCCCACAAATGTGGCGACCTAAACTTATCACATAGATTATGGAAATCTTCTGGTTTCATATCAATATACTTCATTATATCATCAAAATATCTATCTGGAAATTCTCCATCAAATCGGTTCACCAAAGCTACTCCTTCCTCTCTTGTGATATGTTTGTTTCTAATTTCCTGGGATGCATCGTAAGTTGCTCGACCTATTCCAAACTTAATAAATGTGGTATAAAAATGTAAATCATCTATTTTATCATCAATTCCACTATACTTACTATACGTCCCTTGAGTTCGGTGTGGTCGGGCTTTAAAACCTGTATTTTCCACCGCATAATAATAAACCTCCTGCGGCGTCCATTTCAAATAATAGCCAAGATAATGAACCTCCACATTGGATTTCTTCAATTCTTCTACCTTTGGGGGGAAAAACGACATTAAATCACTTAGTCTGACATTGTATTTCTCCATCAAATCTTTAACCGTAACGCCCCCGAGATATATTTCATCCAAATTCTCAAAGCTGTAATATGATTTATCACGTAATGAGGTGGCATTATCTGCCAAGGGATTACCGTATTCTGCTTCATTTTCACCATAAAAGACCAAGTTTATTCCATATTTAGCAGCTATTTTTGGAGCAAGGTTCTTTTGACCCAATATAAAGGTCTGAAATGGATGTAATAAGTTTTCTATGGATAGTTTGGTTAATAATTTCATGACCTTTCCATTTCGATAAAAAGATATGTTATCAAAGCCACTATCTAACCAATTTTTCCAATTTTTCAGCCCATAATCAGTATACAAAATAGGGGGCCAGGTAACGGTTAAAGGGTTCATTCCATACTTGTATTTAAGCACATGTGCTTGATAGGCACTATCTTTACCTCCACTTCCAGGCACCAAGCAATCATAGGAACCGTCGTTTTTTCTGTACCGGTCCAAAAGTTTCACCAATTCCTCTTCTCTCATCACCCAATCTATGCCCTCTTTTATTTCTGCTGTTCTGCATGCATC
This window of the Maribacter cobaltidurans genome carries:
- a CDS encoding N-acetyl sugar amidotransferase; amino-acid sequence: MSKQKVLEAYYGLPNEVKYCTKCVMSNQRPTSAVEFKHTKNSKKTTMQFDENGVCDACRTAEIKEGIDWVMREEELVKLLDRYRKNDGSYDCLVPGSGGKDSAYQAHVLKYKYGMNPLTVTWPPILYTDYGLKNWKNWLDSGFDNISFYRNGKVMKLLTKLSIENLLHPFQTFILGQKNLAPKIAAKYGINLVFYGENEAEYGNPLADNATSLRDKSYYSFENLDEIYLGGVTVKDLMEKYNVRLSDLMSFFPPKVEELKKSNVEVHYLGYYLKWTPQEVYYYAVENTGFKARPHRTQGTYSKYSGIDDKIDDLHFYTTFIKFGIGRATYDASQEIRNKHITREEGVALVNRFDGEFPDRYFDDIMKYIDMKPEDFHNLCDKFRSPHLWGKKNGEWKLRHNVKGTGLDD
- a CDS encoding oligosaccharide flippase family protein; this encodes MKAIKNTGVLLFSEFISKGIAFLLIPFYSFVIEPEDFGLIAILQLFFTIFFLVISYSLSSTFDKFFFDEKYQSLQTLFSNLFLLQIFAILIGSLIYLLFDSSIVTLLDLENKEYLDWIFYTAVIAVFFPLVNSFLICSGQVKKAGLFSILISIIRSVMALLLVLNMEDKVLAILLAGFAEQIVGFLIAVPYYYKHLRLNKISKTLIAESALYASLFFPTSCSTFIVKFSDRFMIQYMLGYQSLGIYSMGTKLVNIPGQFISTVNKNFMPQIYQGISKGDNRLINQLVRLFLAVIFIFIFGLIIFSTEIFYVIGTNYKDSYNIFIILSLCAYINGYNLILQPVMTYFNKYVKYKSMIWVTVGIVNLILNILVIPDYGILGAAGVTTFSYLISIPFSYYYSKKAYKENYYIKWFSFSCLLLIVLSIFMILNEYEESLLSFFVRVIIFTTVGLIFMKKLVSLKALKAKTMLFSKKLLKKK